Proteins encoded together in one Cetobacterium somerae ATCC BAA-474 window:
- a CDS encoding GNAT family N-acetyltransferase, whose protein sequence is MIICKKFNELTLEELYEILKLRSEVFVVEQNCIYNDIDGKDLTSSHIMIKENGKIKAYLRALQPGVSYEDASLGRVLVSPDARGKGYAKTIVTKGVEYILNNFNTTKITIGAQEYLKNFYSEIGFKPISEVYDEDGIPHLDMTFEK, encoded by the coding sequence ATGATAATATGTAAAAAATTTAATGAATTAACACTAGAGGAACTTTATGAAATTTTAAAGTTAAGATCTGAAGTTTTTGTTGTAGAACAAAATTGTATCTATAATGATATTGATGGAAAAGATTTAACATCAAGTCATATAATGATAAAAGAAAATGGAAAAATAAAGGCTTACTTAAGAGCCTTACAACCTGGAGTTTCATATGAAGATGCTTCTCTAGGAAGAGTTTTAGTTTCTCCAGATGCCAGAGGTAAAGGATATGCTAAAACCATTGTCACAAAAGGTGTTGAGTATATTTTAAATAATTTCAATACTACAAAAATTACTATTGGTGCTCAAGAGTATTTAAAAAACTTCTATAGTGAAATTGGATTTAAACCAATTTCTGAGGTTTATGATGAAGATGGTATCCCTCATTTAGATATGACTTTTGAAAAATAA
- a CDS encoding autotransporter outer membrane beta-barrel domain-containing protein, producing the protein MKEKLLFLFSLLIILNKTSLSSNDDTGVIFFTNFNYFKSNEKNFKDVGVEDEGLSLMMSSSDENPTIPPLINPDSDKPIKPEIPVPPDENIPPVKPTNPDKPEIPEDKYTEIFFENNWIWNTHTYVDSEDVIVSSSSGILTGMGAIQSGFTAENVKNILVNGDSSDISYVGMLSLNGAKIINGEEGTIVVEGIGNDVGMGIVGEGEGRNLGTISVSNSQTGVGIYVTEQGVGENIGTINVGNKQLAMLVEKNGSIFNSGVISINSQGIGMVANNASEDSFLLNEENGVIKGDAQVGILINGNSSTQNYGKIDISNGVAGILVNGQGSSYNFSSINLINTSYGMLSQNGGIIVNGGSGYNSTITTDNTEIAKMAVLGSGTALNYNTLNSENVKYTMYLSGTGNITNYGTVSLKLADEFEQSVVIYGENGGSIVNYQGATITIDGGVDNYGIVMNNSGNVVNNGIINAGAYQHGVLLSGDATGTNNGDINISVLGSGVVLYNTTANSLFRNFGTIKDGYQGQGAYYGIVSNGAGSIENNGIINLTNGTAAISISGSGTATNTSSGEIAIKKTKYGMYGKNGAAIINEGTITYTPVFGVYSGTNGGMYVNGSGSALNNGTITIGGSNINAMASSGNLSLVNGGSGTINILDGAVDNFAFNVSGGTATNKGIVNLGNSGSLISGGTLFNYGDIIASKGITNGPNGKLVMEKGGTTNTALQMATLGLSYAQAKYSAEDSSFALVPLSFDAQNFESYSYLYDVTSSEDSVYMRRKDFREITEIEVGEFLEKIYYDSDNSSKDKFFDILRSSKNINQYNYYLDKFFGRDLYPAIIFQTRDSIIYTTEDILENLNQKLRNDRKSSYIVGYTFERFRQKGFDRVEGHDDSLNGFYLGKQFYLDKKSDYGLVFSYTRLDSDYKSNVGEREDNFLQGTAFLNYDYEDVKAISTLYLGFSKGDIKRKFNLSYLNYQDFAPMYEEINEKYKGNTKNFYVGTSGKISKRYNVSNFFLEPELGAHAMGIFQNKINESGGEYELKVDELNRFFGKVKAQVGIGKVFNPKSYMLTLKLMGGLGQEINSSNDDLKVSLKNVENEKVKIKVDRENQFSKEVGLKVDIEKIDISSLDLYIDYRYIFEDENSWKIGAGLSYRF; encoded by the coding sequence ATGAAAGAAAAATTGCTATTTCTTTTTTCATTACTAATTATTTTAAATAAAACATCATTATCTAGTAATGATGATACAGGAGTTATATTTTTTACAAATTTTAATTATTTTAAATCAAATGAAAAAAACTTTAAAGATGTAGGAGTTGAAGATGAGGGACTATCTCTTATGATGAGTTCGTCAGATGAAAATCCAACAATCCCTCCTCTTATAAATCCAGATTCAGATAAACCTATTAAACCTGAAATACCAGTGCCACCTGATGAAAATATACCGCCTGTAAAACCTACAAATCCAGATAAACCAGAAATACCAGAAGATAAATATACAGAAATTTTCTTTGAAAATAATTGGATTTGGAATACTCATACATATGTTGATTCAGAAGATGTAATAGTTTCTTCAAGTAGTGGAATATTGACTGGTATGGGAGCTATTCAATCTGGATTTACAGCTGAGAATGTTAAAAATATTTTAGTAAATGGAGACAGCAGCGATATAAGTTATGTAGGTATGTTGTCTTTAAATGGAGCTAAAATAATAAATGGAGAAGAGGGAACTATAGTTGTAGAAGGAATTGGAAATGATGTGGGAATGGGAATTGTAGGAGAGGGAGAAGGAAGGAACTTGGGAACTATATCTGTTTCAAACTCTCAAACAGGAGTTGGAATTTATGTAACTGAGCAGGGAGTTGGAGAGAACATTGGAACAATCAATGTAGGAAATAAGCAGCTGGCTATGCTCGTAGAAAAAAATGGAAGTATATTTAACTCAGGGGTAATCTCTATAAATTCTCAAGGAATAGGTATGGTAGCAAATAATGCCAGTGAGGATTCATTTTTATTAAATGAAGAGAATGGAGTTATTAAAGGAGATGCCCAAGTAGGAATATTAATAAACGGTAACTCAAGTACTCAAAACTATGGAAAAATAGATATATCTAATGGTGTGGCAGGAATACTTGTAAACGGACAAGGAAGTAGTTATAACTTTTCGTCAATAAATTTAATAAATACAAGTTACGGGATGTTATCTCAAAATGGCGGTATTATAGTGAATGGAGGCAGTGGATATAATAGCACTATCACAACAGATAATACAGAGATTGCAAAAATGGCAGTTTTAGGTAGTGGAACAGCGTTGAATTATAATACTTTGAACTCTGAAAATGTAAAATATACAATGTATTTATCAGGAACAGGAAATATAACAAACTATGGAACAGTGTCACTAAAATTAGCAGATGAATTTGAACAATCAGTAGTTATTTATGGTGAGAATGGTGGATCTATTGTCAACTATCAAGGAGCAACGATAACGATAGATGGTGGAGTAGATAATTATGGGATTGTTATGAATAATTCAGGAAATGTAGTAAATAACGGAATTATAAATGCAGGAGCATATCAACATGGAGTTTTACTATCAGGAGACGCCACAGGGACAAATAATGGAGACATAAATATCTCTGTTTTAGGATCAGGAGTTGTTTTATATAATACAACAGCCAATAGTCTATTTAGAAACTTTGGAACAATTAAAGATGGATATCAAGGGCAAGGAGCTTATTATGGTATTGTTTCTAATGGTGCTGGAAGTATAGAGAATAATGGGATAATAAATTTAACAAATGGAACAGCAGCAATCTCTATTTCAGGAAGTGGAACAGCAACAAATACAAGTTCAGGAGAGATAGCGATAAAAAAAACAAAGTATGGAATGTATGGTAAAAATGGAGCAGCAATAATAAATGAAGGGACAATAACATACACGCCTGTTTTTGGAGTGTATTCAGGTACTAATGGTGGAATGTATGTAAATGGAAGTGGCAGTGCTTTAAATAATGGAACGATAACAATAGGTGGTTCTAATATTAATGCCATGGCATCTTCAGGAAATTTATCGTTAGTAAATGGAGGCAGCGGTACAATAAACATATTAGATGGAGCAGTAGATAACTTTGCATTTAATGTTTCAGGAGGAACAGCAACAAATAAAGGAATTGTAAATTTGGGAAACTCAGGTAGTTTAATATCTGGAGGAACTCTATTTAATTATGGAGATATTATAGCTTCTAAAGGAATAACAAATGGTCCTAATGGGAAATTAGTTATGGAAAAAGGAGGAACTACAAATACAGCACTACAAATGGCAACATTGGGTTTGAGTTATGCTCAGGCTAAATATAGTGCAGAAGATAGTTCTTTTGCACTTGTCCCACTTTCTTTTGATGCTCAAAATTTTGAATCTTACTCATATCTATATGATGTCACTTCAAGTGAAGATTCAGTATATATGAGAAGAAAAGATTTTAGAGAGATTACAGAAATAGAAGTTGGTGAATTTTTAGAAAAAATATACTATGATAGCGATAACTCATCTAAAGATAAGTTTTTTGATATATTAAGAAGTTCTAAAAATATAAATCAGTATAATTACTATTTAGATAAATTTTTTGGTAGAGATTTATATCCGGCTATTATATTTCAAACAAGAGATAGTATAATTTATACCACTGAAGATATATTAGAAAATTTAAATCAAAAGCTTAGAAATGATAGAAAAAGTAGTTATATAGTTGGATATACTTTTGAAAGATTCAGACAAAAAGGGTTTGATCGTGTAGAAGGACATGATGATAGTTTAAATGGATTTTATTTAGGTAAGCAGTTCTATTTAGATAAAAAATCAGATTATGGATTAGTCTTTAGTTATACTAGGTTAGATAGTGATTATAAATCTAATGTTGGAGAGAGAGAGGATAATTTTCTTCAAGGAACAGCATTTTTAAATTATGACTACGAAGATGTAAAAGCTATAAGCACTTTATATTTAGGTTTTTCTAAAGGTGATATAAAAAGAAAGTTTAACTTAAGTTATTTAAATTATCAAGATTTTGCTCCTATGTATGAAGAGATAAATGAGAAGTATAAAGGAAATACTAAAAACTTTTATGTTGGAACTTCAGGAAAAATATCCAAAAGATATAATGTTTCTAATTTTTTCTTAGAGCCAGAACTTGGTGCCCATGCAATGGGTATATTCCAAAATAAAATAAATGAGTCAGGTGGAGAGTATGAATTAAAGGTTGATGAATTAAATAGATTCTTTGGAAAAGTAAAAGCTCAAGTTGGGATAGGAAAAGTTTTTAATCCAAAAAGTTACATGTTAACTCTTAAATTGATGGGTGGATTAGGACAAGAGATAAATAGTTCAAATGATGATTTAAAAGTAAGTTTGAAAAATGTAGAGAATGAGAAGGTAAAAATAAAAGTAGATAGAGAAAATCAATTTTCTAAAGAAGTTGGATTAAAAGTTGATATAGAAAAAATAGATATTAGTAGTCTTGATTTATATATAGATTATAGATATATATTTGAAGATGAAAATTCGTGGAAAATTGGTGCTGGTTTAAGTTATAGATTCTAA
- the lsrF gene encoding 3-hydroxy-5-phosphonooxypentane-2,4-dione thiolase, which translates to MADLDGNKVAKDYGIDKPFHNQSFYIKGMDNIDWGMKDRLSKIFNPKTGKTVMLAFDHGYIMGSTSGLERLDLVLPDLLEEVDCIMGTRGAIRTCVPPIYNKGVALRCSAGSSVLDDDMSFEVIGVDIDDAIRMNASCMAIQTFIGAPGQKDSIENLVKTIDAGNRYGIPTLGVVAVGKDMERTTKFFLLATRMLAEFGCQIIKTYYCEDFEKVVAACPVPLVVAGGKKLPEKEALTLVYNAISKGAAGVDMGRNIFQAENPKAMARCVGKIVHENYSDAEAYNLYLELKDKI; encoded by the coding sequence ATGGCTGATTTAGATGGAAATAAAGTAGCAAAAGATTATGGAATAGATAAACCATTTCACAATCAATCTTTTTATATAAAAGGTATGGACAATATCGATTGGGGAATGAAAGATCGTCTATCAAAAATATTTAATCCGAAAACAGGGAAAACAGTTATGTTAGCTTTTGATCACGGATATATAATGGGGTCTACTTCTGGACTGGAAAGATTGGATTTGGTTTTACCAGATCTCTTAGAAGAGGTTGATTGTATAATGGGAACTAGGGGCGCTATAAGAACATGTGTTCCACCAATTTATAATAAAGGTGTTGCACTTAGATGTTCTGCTGGATCTAGTGTTTTAGATGATGATATGTCTTTTGAAGTTATAGGTGTAGATATAGATGATGCCATTAGAATGAATGCAAGTTGCATGGCTATTCAAACCTTTATTGGAGCACCTGGACAAAAGGATTCTATTGAGAATTTAGTGAAAACAATAGACGCAGGAAATAGATATGGAATTCCAACATTAGGAGTAGTTGCAGTGGGAAAAGATATGGAGAGAACAACAAAGTTTTTTCTATTAGCCACTAGAATGTTAGCTGAGTTTGGGTGTCAAATTATAAAAACTTACTATTGTGAAGATTTTGAAAAAGTGGTCGCAGCATGTCCAGTACCTCTTGTTGTAGCAGGTGGAAAAAAGCTTCCTGAAAAAGAGGCTCTAACATTAGTTTATAACGCTATAAGTAAAGGTGCTGCTGGTGTAGATATGGGACGGAATATATTTCAAGCAGAAAATCCTAAGGCTATGGCAAGATGTGTAGGAAAAATTGTTCATGAAAACTATAGTGATGCTGAAGCTTATAATCTTTATTTAGAATTAAAAGATAAAATTTAA
- a CDS encoding dihydroxyacetone kinase subunit DhaK: MKMKKFINDPSKLTSELLEGLALANKDILELKPNNLVVSKSLKDANRVTVVTLGGAGHEPALSGFVGDGMIDISVVGDIFAAPGPHACIEAIKMAEKGHGVLFVVLNHAGDMLTANLTMKEARKQGLNVIKVVTQEDVSNAPRENSDDRRGLVGCVPTYKIAAAAAKAGKTLEEVAEIAQRFADNMATIAVAAREATHPQTGAPFADLGDIDMEIGMGQHGEGGGGRQPMKSADETVEIMMGALLKDLNIKTGEKLMVIINGSGGTTLMEQLILFRGCVKYLEKLGIEVVANMVGEILTVQEQAGFQMFIARMDEELLDYWNVSAKTPYFSK, translated from the coding sequence ATGAAAATGAAAAAGTTTATTAATGATCCATCAAAGTTAACATCAGAGTTATTAGAAGGACTAGCTTTAGCAAATAAAGATATACTAGAGTTAAAACCAAATAATCTAGTTGTATCAAAATCTTTAAAAGATGCCAATAGAGTTACTGTTGTAACTTTAGGGGGAGCAGGACATGAACCGGCTTTATCTGGGTTTGTTGGAGATGGAATGATTGATATTTCAGTAGTTGGAGATATATTTGCAGCTCCAGGTCCTCATGCCTGTATAGAAGCGATTAAAATGGCTGAAAAAGGACATGGTGTTTTATTTGTTGTTTTAAACCATGCAGGTGACATGTTAACAGCAAACTTAACAATGAAAGAGGCCAGAAAACAGGGATTAAATGTTATAAAAGTTGTAACTCAAGAGGATGTATCTAATGCTCCAAGAGAAAACAGTGATGATAGAAGAGGACTAGTTGGTTGTGTTCCAACATATAAAATTGCTGCAGCTGCAGCTAAAGCAGGAAAAACTTTAGAAGAGGTTGCAGAAATAGCTCAAAGATTTGCAGATAATATGGCGACAATTGCAGTTGCAGCTAGAGAAGCAACACATCCACAAACAGGGGCACCATTTGCTGACCTTGGGGATATAGATATGGAGATTGGAATGGGACAACATGGAGAGGGAGGAGGAGGGCGTCAACCTATGAAATCAGCAGATGAAACTGTTGAAATTATGATGGGAGCACTTCTTAAAGACTTGAATATAAAAACAGGGGAAAAACTTATGGTTATCATAAACGGATCTGGAGGAACTACTTTAATGGAGCAACTTATACTTTTCCGTGGATGTGTTAAATATTTAGAAAAGTTAGGAATTGAAGTTGTTGCCAATATGGTAGGAGAAATTTTAACAGTTCAAGAACAAGCAGGGTTCCAGATGTTTATAGCTAGAATGGATGAGGAGTTATTAGATTACTGGAATGTTTCTGCAAAAACACCATATTTTTCTAAATAA
- a CDS encoding dihydroxyacetone kinase subunit L → MIITKERWIAIFQNISELMIENKDILSQIDSKFGDGDHGITIERIGVVLGDKAKEWKDKDQSLKMFFQEIGDTVTNINGGSAGPLYGTYLSGLGEDLDEDIVEADGKTLKKILDSGLTELQYLTTAKVGDKTMMDTLIPATEAALNASDDILDIVTKAKDAALEGAEKSKDFVSKFGRAKSYKEQTIGTPDAGATSCTYIFLGLYEGCK, encoded by the coding sequence ATGATTATAACAAAAGAGAGATGGATAGCTATTTTTCAAAATATTTCAGAACTTATGATAGAGAATAAAGATATTTTATCACAGATTGATTCTAAATTTGGAGATGGAGACCACGGTATTACAATTGAAAGAATTGGAGTTGTTTTAGGTGATAAAGCCAAAGAGTGGAAAGATAAAGATCAATCTTTAAAAATGTTTTTTCAAGAGATTGGAGATACTGTTACAAATATAAATGGAGGATCTGCTGGACCACTTTATGGAACATATTTAAGTGGATTAGGTGAAGATTTAGATGAGGATATTGTTGAAGCTGATGGAAAAACATTAAAAAAAATACTAGACTCAGGATTAACAGAGTTACAATATTTAACAACAGCTAAAGTTGGAGACAAAACTATGATGGATACACTTATACCGGCTACAGAAGCAGCATTAAATGCAAGTGATGATATACTTGATATAGTAACAAAAGCTAAAGACGCTGCTCTTGAAGGAGCTGAGAAAAGTAAAGATTTTGTGAGTAAGTTTGGAAGAGCCAAAAGTTACAAAGAGCAAACAATAGGAACACCTGATGCAGGAGCAACAAGTTGTACATATATATTTTTAGGTTTATATGAAGGTTGCAAATAG